The genomic interval CGCTGCAGACGCTTGTGAGCCGGGAGACGGACCCCATCGACCAGTCGGTCATCAGCGTCACGAGCTTCCACGGCGGCACCGCCTTCAACATCATCCCGGAGGAGGTGGAGCTCAAGGGCACGCTGCGAACCTTCGACGCGGCCACGCGCGCACGCCTGCGCGAGCGCATCCTGGCCGTCGCCGAGGCGTCCTGCGCGTTGGCCAGGTGCTCGCTGCAGCAAGAGTGGATAGCTGGCACGCCGGCGGTCGTCAACGACCCCAAGTCCGTCGAGCGCTTCCGCAAGGTGGCCGCCGGCGTCGTCGGGCCGGAGCATGTGACGCTGCAGGCGCCCATCATGGGCGGGGACGACATGGCCCTCTGGCTGGCCCAGGCGCGCGGCTGCTACTTCTTCGTCGGCACCAGCTCCGGCCCCGACTCCTCGTGGGCGCACCACCACCCGCGCTTCGACCTCGACGAGCGCGGCCTGGAGGTGGCCGTCACCGTGCTCGCCTCCGGCGTGGCCGACCTCATGAGCGGAGACTGACGGAGCCTTCGACGGTTAACGGGGAGCGGGGCCGACCGCCTGCCGTGAGGCAAGCGATCGGCCCCGCTCCTTGCGGGCGCCGGGGAGCGCCTAGAACTTCGCGCGCAGGGCGGCGACCACCTGGCTGACGGCCGAGTTGGCCGCCTGCGCGAAGAGCGGGCCGACGGTCGGGTCGTCGTACCTGACGTTGCCGGCCAACGGCACGTTGTTGATGTTGACGTTCGGGCTGCTCGCCTCGCCCGCGCCCTTCATGGAGACGACGACGACGCCCGTGATGATGTCCGTGGCGCGCACGTCGACCTCGATCTGGGCCTTGGTCTGGCCGAGGGTCACGCCGAAGAGGCTGCCGCCAGGTCGGGCGACCGTGGCGCGCGTGACCGTGCCGGTCACGACGTAGCCGGCGCCGGCGGCCTTGGCGAGGCCGATCGGGTCGAGCGACTCGATGCCCTGCTTCTCGATGAGGGTCTGCAGCTCGCTGCGCTCGACGACCACGTAACAGCCGGACTCCTTGAGGAGCGTGATCAGGCGCGCGGTCGCGGCCTCCTCGACCCCGACGACGCTGACGCCGCCGCCCTGGCTGGAGGTGTTCTCGAAGTCGACCACCGCCACCGTCGGGATCGGGTTCGACACGCACGCGGCGGGCTGCTCCGCGGACTCCGTTGTGGGGGCGCAGGCGCCGAGCGCGACGAGCGCGGCCAAGGTTGCGACGAGCACGGCTAGACGGGTCCTACGTTGCATGGTCTGTTCTCCTCCTGGCTGCGGCGAAGCGAGCCGTCCTGCTACTCGGTCAGGCTAGCAGAACCGCGTCAATCCGCCGTCAAAGGCGCCACTCGCGCATGCCGCGCCGTGTGGGTCGGCGGGCCGGCCGCCCGCTCGGACGGGGGCCGCAGCGGTCCCCCGTCTGAGCCGGGAGCTCAGGGCGTGAGGCGCTGGGCGTCCCTCGGGAAGGCGCGCGCGAAGCGAACGTTATGGATGCCGAGCAAGAGCGCCGTGAGCCGCTCCGCGCCGATGGCGAAGCCGCCGTGCGGCGGCATGCCGTGCCTGAACACCTCCAGGTAGTCGCCGAAGGCCTCGGGGTCCATGTTGCGTTTGCGGAGCTCCTCTACGAGCACCTCCGGCCGGTGCACGCGCTGGCCGCCGGACGTGATCTCCACGCCCCTGAAGAGCAGGTCGAGGCCACGGGTGAGCCCGCCGTCGAGCGGGTACGTGTAGAACGGCCTGGCCGCTTGCGGGTAGCGGGTGACGAACACGAAGTCGGCGCCGTGCTCCTCCTTCGCCCAGCGGCCGACGAGCCGTTCGGCCTCCGGGTCGAGGTCCTTGCCGCCCGACACGTGCCCGTAACGCTCCGCCACCAGCTCGCGCGCGGCGAGGAGCTCGATGCGCGGGAACGCCACGCTCCTGTCTGGCAACTCGGCGCCGAGCGCGGCGAGCTCGCGGCCGCAGCTCCCGGCCACGCTGTTCAGCATGCTCTTGAGGAGGGCCTCCTCGAGGTCCATGACGTCGCCGTCGTCCTCGATGAAGCCGAACTCGACGTCGAGCGACAGGTACTCGGAGAGGTGGCGGTGCGTGTGGCTCTTCTCGGCGCGGTAGACGGGCGCGGTCTCGTAGACGCGCTCGAAGACGCCCACCATGATCTGCTTGTAGAGCTGCGGCGACTGGGCGAGGTAGGCGCGGCGCCCGTAGTAGTCGACCTCGAACAGGTTGGCGCCCCCCTCGGCGCCGGCGGAGACGAGCTTGGGCGTGAATATCTCCGTGAACTCCCGCGCGTCGAGGAACGCCCGGAAGCCGCGCACCAGCTCGGCCTCGACCTTGAGGACGGCCCGGGCCTTCGGGCTGCGCACGGTGACGTGGCGGTACTGCAGGAGCGTGTCCGGGTTGGCCTGCCACTCCTCCTTGGAGAGCTCGACGGGCGGCGGGACGGTGGCCGCGCTGACGATCTCGAGGCCGGAAGCCTGCACCTCGATGCCGCCCGGCGCGCGAGGCTGCTCGACGACCTTGCCGCTCACGCGCACACAGCTCTCGTGCAGCGGCACGTCGATGCCTTCGAGCACGCACTGGACCACCCCCGTGCGATCGCGCAGGACGAGGAAGCGGATGCCCCCTAGGTCGCGGCGGGTGAGGATCCAACCGGCGAGGGCCACGTGCCCGCCGATGTGCGCGGCCAGATCGCGCACGAGCACCCTGTCCGTGGCTGCGCTCCCATGCGTCTCGCCTTCTTCGACCGCTTCTGCCTTGCCCGTCATCCGACCGCCTCCTATGGCCTTACCGTTCCCGACTCGCTGCGCCGCTCACGTGACGGCCGGGACGCGGCCGGGCTCGTGCACGTTAAAGAGAAACCCCCGAGGGTCTAAGCCTCGGGGGTCGGTACGGTGAACCGTTACGACGCCTACGCCCCGAGGTGCCTCGAATCCGAATTATCGTCCGGGCGCAGGGCGAGCGCGTTCGTCATGCGCGGAAGCTTAGCAGGAGGGCCGTGGGGAGTCAACCGACAGCCGGGTCTACAGCTCCACCTGCACGCCGACCTCGATGACGCGTTCGGGCGGCAGCGAGAAGTAGTAGGCGGCGTTCGCGGCGTTCCTGGTCAACAGCACGAAGAGCCGCTTGCGCCAGAGCGGCATGGGCCGTCGGCCTCCCTGGACGTGCGTCCGCTGCGGACGCTCGGCTGCCACGACCAACTCGCGTCCGAGGAAGTAGGTCGTCACGTCCGGGTCGAGGTTCAGCTCAGGGTGTACCAGGCCCGCTAGGGCCGCCGGAACGTCCGCCCGCTCCATGAAGCCGAACCTGAGACGGACTTGGAAGAAGCCATCGCCGTACACCTTCACGGCGATCCGCTCGGCCCGCAGCACGCGCGGCTCCTCCGCCGTCTCGACCACGAGCATGACCACCGTCTCGTGGATCACGTGGTTGTGGCGCAGGTTGGCCAGGAGCGCGGGTGGGACGACGCCCTTCATGCCGTGCATGACGACGGCCGTCCCCGGAACCCGTCGCGGCCGCGTCGCCTCGATGCTCGCGAGGAAGCGTTCGATGGCGAGCTCGCTCGAGCCCAGTCTCGCGCGCAGTTCCTCGCGCCCGCGCCGCCACGTCGTCATGACGGTGAAGACGATCGCCCCGACGACGAGCGGGAACCAGCCGCCATGCAGGACCTTCGCGAGGTTGGCGCCTAGGAACGCGGCGTCGATCAGCAGGAAGATGCCCACCGAGGCTGCCACGGCCGGCAGGCTCCAACGCCACACTTCCCGCGCGACCACCGCCAGGAGGACGGAGGTGATGAGCGTGGTCGCCGTCACGGCGACCCCGTAGGCGGCCGCCAGCTCGCTCGACGTCCCGAACGCCAGGACGAGCGCCACGCACGCACACAACAGGAGCCAGTTGACGCTGCCGACGTACACCTGCCCGAACGTCTTGGCCGACGTGTGTTCGACCTTGAGCCGTGGCAGGTAGCCGAGGCGAACGGCCTGCATCGTCAGCGAGAAGACGCCCGAGATCAACGCCTGTGAGGCGATTATCGCGGCCAAGGTCGCGAGCCCGACGAGCGGGGCGAGCGCCCACGCCGGGGCGAGGAGGAAGAACGGATTGCCGGCGGCCGTGGGGACATCCAGGAGGAGCGCGCCCTGGCCGGCGTAGTTGAGGAGCAGGGCGGGCAGCGCGACGGCGAACCAGCCGATGCGCGCCGCGCGCTTGCCGACGTGACCGATGTCGGCGTAGAGCGCCTCGCCGCCGGTCACCGCCAGGAACACGGAGCCCAGTACCAGGAAGCCTCGCCAGCGCTCGTGGGCGAAGAAGGCCACGGCGTGGCGAGGGTCGACGGCTAGGAGAACGCTCGGCTCCCTGACGACGCCCGCTATGCCGAGCGCGGCGATGACCGAGAACCACACGACCATGACCGGTCCGAACACCCTGCCAACGGCGTCCGTGCCTCGGCGCTGCGCGGCGAACAGGACCACCAGGACGGCGACGGCGAGCGGCACGATGAACCCCGCCAGACTCGGAGCGGCTATTGCAACGCCTTCCACGGCGCTCAACACCGTGATCGACGGAGTGATCATGCCGTCACCGACAAGCAGGGCCGTCCCGAAGAGCCCGAGCAGTACGAGCACCCGGCGCGCGCCGACGGGTCGTCCGCGCAACGGAGTGACGAGGGAGGTGAGGATCAGGATCCCGCCCTCGCCGTTCCGATCTGCCCGCATGGCGAGGACGGCGTACTTCACGGAGACGACGAGCACGAGAGACCAGATGATGAGGGAGAGCACCCCTAGCACCGTCTCCGGCGCCACGTCGAGGCCGTGCGTGACCGCGAACGCCTCTCGCATCGAGTACAGGGGGCTGGTCCCGATGTCGCCGAACACCACGCCGAGCGCGATGAGGCTGAGGGGCAGGTACTGCCTGGAAGGGGAGACGGGGGTCGCCATACGGCTCGCCACGAGCGAGCGGCGCACACTCTAAGTCCTGGCTGGGCCGGTGTCGTGACGCAGGTCACCGACACGCACGGCGGCACCGGCTCTCTACGTTCCTAGAATCACTGATCGCAAGTAGCGGCGGGTTATGCTGAATTATCTTGCATCTAACCTCGATAATCCAAGGCGGCATGGGGGTCGCGGTCTCTAACTGGCGTCTGGCCAGGGCCGTCTCCTCGATCGGTCAGCTGGGCGTCGTCTCAGCCACCGGCATCGACACGGTTCTCGTCAGGCGGCTCCAGGACGGCGACTCAGACGGCGTCGTTCGTCGCGCCATGGCGGCCTTCCCGTTCCCCGACGTGGTCAAGGCGACGTTGGCCCGTTACTTCCTGCCCGGCGGTCGGCCGCTCGGGAAACCCTATCTGCGCGCGCCCATGCCCAGCGTCGTCGACAGCCACGCGCATCACGCCCTGAGCATGCTTGGCTCGTTCGTCGAGGTCTTCCTCGCGAAGGAGGGGCATGGCGGCAAGGTGGGGGTCAACCTGCTCACCAAGTTGCAGCTGCCCAACCTCTCCGCCTTGTACGGCGCCATGCTTGCCGGTGTCGACAAGGTACTCATGGGTGCCGGCATCCCGCGCGAGGTCCCTGGCGCTCTCGATCGCCTGGCCAGGCACGCTTCGGCCGCCTTCAGGCTGGATATCACGGAGACCGGCCCTCACGCCCTTGAGGTCCCGCCGCTCGTCTTCGACCCGGCGAGCTTCGGCGCGGAGGGCCTGCCCGCGCTCGTGCGTCCCGATTTCTATCCCATCGTCTCCTCGCACTCGCTCGCCAGCATGCTGCATAAGAAGGCCAACGGCGCGGTGCAGGGCTTCGTGGTCGAAGGCCCGACGGCCGGGGGCCACAACGCCCCGCCCCGAGCGAAGGACGTCTATGACGAGAAGGGGCAACCGGTCTACGGTGAGCGCGACGTTCCGGATCTCGAGCAGATCGCGGAGTTGGGCCTGCCCTTCTGGCTCGCAGGCAGCTACGGCTCCCCCGAGGGTCTCGAGCGTGCCAAGGAGCTGGGCGCTGCCGGAGTCCAGGTCGGTACCCTGTTCGCCTACTGCCGCGAGTCCGGCATCACTACCGGCCTCAAGCGCGCCGTGCTCGAGATGATCGTGGCTGGCCGCGCCCGGGTGTTTACGGACCCCCTCGCCTCGCCGACGGGCTTCCCGTTCAAGGTCGTCGAGATCCCCGGCTCGGTCTCCGAGGAGGCCGTCTATCAGGACCGCAGGCGCGTGTGCGACCTCGGCTACCTGCGCGAGGTCTACCGCGACGAGGCGGGCGGTCACGGCTACCGCTGCCCCGCAGAGCCCGTTGCCGACTACGTGCGCAAGGGCGGCAGGATCGAGGACACGGTGGGTCGCAAGTGCCTTTGCAACGCCCTCATGGCCGACATCGGGCTGGGGCAGGCGCGCAAGCGCGGGGCCAGCGAGCTCCCGCTGGTGACCAGCGGCGATGACCTGGCCGCGATCGTGCCGCTGATCGACACTCGCGACCACTCGTACGGGGCGGCGGACGTCGTGGCTTACCTGCTGTCCGGGGTCGAGCACAAGACGACCGTTCCGGTCGGCTAGACCCAGCCTGGATTAAGCGCGGTTTAAGACCGCGCCCCGTACCTTCCGTCACATGAAGCATGAGAACTCGAAGACGATGCTGGCGGCGCTGTACCTCGTCGTGCCACTGCTGTGGCTGCTGGTCTCGTGCGGCGGCTCGCCGGGCCCGAAGCCGCCGAGCGGTGGCGGAACGCTCACGGTCAAGGGCAGCGTAGCCTTGCCGACCGGCCACGGTCTCGATCTCACCAAGCTGACCGTCAGCACGCCGATCGGCACGTATCCGGTGTCGGCGACCGGCGAGTTCACGGCCACCGTGTTCGGTGGGGCGATGACGGAACTGGGGGTCGAGGCGGCGGACGGCTCGCTGCTCCTCCTCGGCACGACCAACGGTACGGACGCGACGGTGTCTTTGGCGAGCACCGCCGAGGCGCTCCTCTACTACCTGGTTGGCGGCATGTGGTTGCCGCCCGCCCAGCAGGACACGGTCCGCTCGCTGCTGCGAGGCGTGCCGGAGGGCGCCGACCTGGCAGCCGAGCTGGAGCGGCAGCTGCTGGCCGGGGGTAACGGCGTCGCGGCGCCGGACGCCGGGCTGCTCGCCGCCCTGGAGGCGGCCCACGCCTCGCTGCTCGGCGCTTCGCGCTTGGACCCCTCAGCGCTCGGCGGGGCTACCCTGGACGGCGCGTCCCTGGTTCCCGGCGCCTCGGGGCGCCAGCCGGGTCAGGGCCTGGCCGGAGCTTCAGCCTTCTCGCAAGCCGGTGTGAGCGTAACGGTCACCCCCGCCGCCGTGGACGGCAGCAACATCATCATCGAGCCGACGACGCGGCAGACCGGCGTCTTCGTCCTGCACAACCCCGCCGGCGCCGGCGTCGTGGCGCAGAACCACTTCCGTCGCCCAGCTGCCCTGCTCGCCTACGAGGAGGCCTGGGAGGACGCCGACAGGGTCGAGCACCCCGTCGACCCGCCCATGCTGGTCGAGCGTGTCGAGGTGCCGGCTACCGGCCAGCTGGAGTTCCTGAACGCCCTCCTCGACGTGGTCACCGGCAACTCACCGTGGTCGCCCGTCACGAGCCCGGCCCTGAAGCTGGCCGGCCACGAGGGCGCCAGCCGCACTCACTACCGCCTGATCCTGGTGGGTCCGAGCGCCACGGACGCCACCTGGCCGATCATGGGTGACCCGCTCTTCACGGGCTTTCACGACCAGTGGAGCGACATCGCCATCGACAAGTCCGTCGAGCTCTTCCTTGACGACCTTCTCATCCCGCTGATGGAGGTCTACGGCCTCGGGAACATGGCGAAGCTGGACGCCGCCAAGCTGAACAAGATGCGCGAGCGCGTGAAGGTCATCTACGACACGCACCTCATGGGCTTGGGCGTCTTCCTCAAGCCGGGTTCCGCCTCGTACGCCAACGGACTCAAGTTCGTGATCCAGGAGCTCGTCGAGAACCGCAACTTCCGCCTCGACATGATGAACATGGTCGCGGAAGCGCTCGAGGAAAGCGATAAGAACAAGGCGGCCATCGACGCCATGGAGAAGCGGCTCAGCGCCCGGGCGAGCGCCAGCGCCATCGCCGCCGCCGTGCAGACCGTCCTCGTGAGCGGCGACGTCGCGAAGATCATGTACGACCTCGTCGGCTCGCCCAGCGTCGTCGATTGGACGGCGGTGTCGGCGCCCGCCCTCTTCGCCCTCACGCCCGATCAAGCGACCGTCACGCGCAGCAACGCCTCCGCGCGGTTCACCGTCGTGCCGAAGGGTCAGACGTCCGGGAACTACCTGTACCGTTGGACGACGAGCGGGACGTATGGCGAGCTCAGCGACCTGCTGCGAGACGGCAGGACGCTCGATACCCGCGAGGCGGAGGTCTGGTACTTCCACGACTCGCCGCTCAACATCAAGGACACGGATTACGACACGGTGAAGGTGGAGGTCTTCGAGGTCGAGGCCGGGGCGACCACTATCCCGGCGGGCGCCAGCCCGATAGCGCGCATGGCTTCGTCCGTGCGGGGCGACGACCGCGTCCTCGACTCGCGCCTCGAGGTGAACTACGGCGCCACGCCGACCGGGATGTTCAAGGACGGTATGCGCTTCGGCTGCGCCGAGATGCTCCTGCGCTTCAAGGCCGAGAAGGGCGCCAAGAGCTACCTGGTCTCCCTGCGGGGCGTAGGCGGCCAGGGGGACGAGCGCAACGCCAACCAGGACTTCCGCTTCCGTGGGCCGAACCAGACGGTGTTCATCGACCCGAACGCGAAGTACGGCACCATCGTCGAGGACGGCTACACGTCCGACTACTACGGCACCTGCGACTGGCGCGCGCCCGCCGACCCGTCCCGGTTCGCCGGCCAACCCATCACGACCTCGGCCCATTACGACCGGGCCAAGGACGAGTACATCGTGTACCTGTTCGTCAACGCCGACTATTCGGGCATCGTGTTGCGGCCGGTGAGCCTCCCCGAGCGGGTGGCCCTGTGGTACGGCTGGGTCGAGAACGCCACGTTCGAGGTCAAGGTCAACAGGTGAGCGTGAGCGGGCGCCTCGCTACGCGCCGATGCCGGGGTCGCGCTGCCTAGCCAGGTAAGCCGCTATGCGCTCGAGGTGAGCCAGGTCCTTAGGCCGCCCCAGCCGCTCCTTCATGGCGACGACGTCGGCCAGGCTCGCGCAGGGCACGCCGCCCACGGGTTCCGCGCGCGAGATGACCGTGTCGGCGTCGTCGCCCATCCAGCCGTCGTAGATCTCCACGTCGTCGCCGACGCTCACGCGGAGGTCCTGGCGGCCGCCGTCCAGGACGGCGCCGTGGTCGAGCATGGCGAGAGCCCGCTCCCAGGCCGCGCCGCGCGCGACGATGTCGAGGTCGCCGGCTTCCTCCAGGATGCCGCGCAGCACGAGCGCGGCGCTGGAGTGCAGCGCGTAGTCGCGCTCCGGGAGGCCGAGCTCGGCGAGCCTGCGCAGGATGTCGGAGGCGGTCACGCGGCGAGTATACGTTCGGGCTGCGCGCGCTCGAACCAGTGGGGCTCGCCAAGCCGGTGCTAAACAGCGGGACGGTTCAGGCTACGTCAGTATGGGCTAGTGGAAACGTAATGAGGGGACTCGGACGACGCTGTGGCTCGCACTGCATATGAAGAACGGGCTGCCTAAAACCTGAACGGCACCTTGTGTCCAGTAAAGAGAAGCCTGAAGCCACGTAGGCTACCCTACACCTACTATGAGAAGACCGTGGAAGATAGCTCGCCCCACCACCCTGCCTCTTCTCCTGGCGCCGCTCGTGTGGCTGCTGGTCTCGTGCGGCGGTTCGTCGAACCCACAGCCACCGAGCGGAGGAACGCTCACGGTGAAGGGGATGGTCTTACTGCCTGCAGGAACTGGACTCGACCTTTCAGGGTTGACGGTTAGTACTCCGCTCGGCACATATCCTGTGTCCGCAACGGGCGAGTTCACGGTTTCCGTGTTCGACGGCGCTATGACGGAGCTTGGAGTCGAGGCCCAGAACGGCTCGCTCCTCCTTCTCGGAATGACAAGCGGTGCCGCTGCTGAACTGTCACCGACCAGCACGGCGGAGGCGCTCCTGTACTACCTCGTTGGCGGCATGTGGCTACCGCCAGCACAGCAGGACAAGGTTCGGTCACTGCTGCAGGGAGCGCCTGAGGTTGCCGATCTGGCTTCGGAATTGGAGCGGCAGCTTCTGGCGGGGGGCAACGGGGTCGCGGAGCCCGACTCGGGATTCCTCGACGCGCTGGAGGCAGCGCATGCGTCATTGCTCGGCGACGCGCGCTTGGACCTCGTGGCTCTCGATGGGGTTAACCTAGGCAGCGCAGCTCTGGTTCCCGGAGCCTCGGCCTTCTCGCAGGCCGGTGTGAGCGTTACGGTCACCCCCGCCGCCGTGGACGGCAGCAACATCATCATCGAGCCGACGACGCGGCAGGCGGGTGTCTTCGTACTTCACAACCCGTCAGGAGCGGGCGTCGTGGCGCAGAACCACTTCCGTCGCCCAGCTGCCCTGCTCGCCTACGAGGAGTCTTGGGAGGACGCCGACAGGGTCGAGCACCCGGTTGATCCGCCGGTGTTGGTCGAGCGCGTCGAGGTGCCGGCTACCGGCCAGCTGGAGTTCCTGAACGCGCTTCTGGACGTGGTCACCGGCGACTCGCCGTGGTCGCCGGTCATGAGTCCGGCCCTGAAGCTGGCCGGTCACGAGGGCGCCAGCCGCACTCATTACCGCCTGATCCTGGTGGGTCCGAGCGCCACGGACGCCGCCTGGCCGATCATGAGCTACCCGCTCTTCGCGGGCTTTCACGACCAGTGGAGCGACATCGCCACGGACAAGTCGATAGAGCTGTTCCTCGACGATCTCCTCATTCCTCTGATGGAGGTCTACGGCCTCGGGAACATGGCGAAGGTTGACGCCGCCAAACTCAATGGCATGCGGCAGCGCGTGAAGCAGATCTACGACACGCACTTGCTGGGACTGGGAGTCTTCCTCAAACCAGGCGCCGCCTCGTACGCTAACGGTTTGAAGTTCGTGATGCAGGAGCTCGTGGAGAACCGTAACTTCCGCCTCGACATGATGAACATGGTCGCGGAGGCGCTGGAGGAGAGCGCCTCCAACAAGGCGGCTGTCGAGGCTATGGAGAAGCGGCTCAGTGCGCGGGCGAGCGCCAGTGCCATCGCGGCTGCCGTGCAGACCGTTCTCGTCGGCGGCGACGTCGCGAAGATCATGTACGACCTCGCCGGCTCGCCCAGCGTCGTCGATTGGACGGCGGTGTCGGCTCCTGCGCTTTTCGCCCTCACACCAGGTGAGGCGACCGTGACGCGCAGTAACGCGTCCGCGCGGTTCACCGTGGTGCCGAAGGGTCAGACGTCCGGGAACTACCTGTATCGTTGGACGACGAGCGGGACGTACGGTGAGCTTAGCGACCTGCTGCATGACGGTAAGACGCTGGATACCGCCGAGTCGGATGTGTGGTACTTCCATAACTCGCCAGTCAGCATCACGAATTACGATTACGACACTATCGCCGTCGAGGTCTTCGAGGTCGACGAAGGCGCGACTACCATACCGGCGGGCGCCAGCCCGATAGCGCGCATGGCGGCCTCGGTGCGGGGTGACGACCGCGTCATCGACTCGCGCCTCGAGGTGAACTACGGCGCCACGCCGACCGGGATGTTCAAGGACGGTATGCGCTTCGGCTGCGCGGAGATGCTCCTGCGCTTCAAGGCCGAGAAGGGCGCCAAGACCTATCTGGTGACGATCACAGGCGTAGGCGGCCAGGGGGACGAGCGCAACACGAACCAGGACTTCCGTCTTCGCGGGCCTAACAAGACCGTATTCATCGACCCCAACGCTAAGATCAACGGCAGTACCATCGAAGACGGCTTCACTGCCGATTATTACGGCGTTTGTGATTGGCGGTCTCCGACCAAACCGTCGTACTACGCCGCGTCGCCGATTACTGCGTACGCGCGGTATGACAGACCTAACGATGAGTACGTAGTGCATCTGTTCACGGCGGTCGACTACTCGGGGATCGTGCCGAAGCCGCTCAACATCCCTGAGCAGGTCGACCTCTGGTACGACTGGGTGGCCAACGCCACGTTCGAGGTCAAGGTCAACAGGTGAGCGCTGTTCGTTGATCAGGGTCACCGGGACGAACGCTCGCTACCCTCTTAGGATACGCCGGGTCGCGTCGGGTTGCCCCCTAGGTCGCTCCTTCATGGCTCGATGACGTCGGTCACAC from Trueperaceae bacterium carries:
- the aspS gene encoding aspartate--tRNA(Asn) ligase, with product MTGKAEAVEEGETHGSAATDRVLVRDLAAHIGGHVALAGWILTRRDLGGIRFLVLRDRTGVVQCVLEGIDVPLHESCVRVSGKVVEQPRAPGGIEVQASGLEIVSAATVPPPVELSKEEWQANPDTLLQYRHVTVRSPKARAVLKVEAELVRGFRAFLDAREFTEIFTPKLVSAGAEGGANLFEVDYYGRRAYLAQSPQLYKQIMVGVFERVYETAPVYRAEKSHTHRHLSEYLSLDVEFGFIEDDGDVMDLEEALLKSMLNSVAGSCGRELAALGAELPDRSVAFPRIELLAARELVAERYGHVSGGKDLDPEAERLVGRWAKEEHGADFVFVTRYPQAARPFYTYPLDGGLTRGLDLLFRGVEITSGGQRVHRPEVLVEELRKRNMDPEAFGDYLEVFRHGMPPHGGFAIGAERLTALLLGIHNVRFARAFPRDAQRLTP
- a CDS encoding potassium transporter Kup, with translation MATPVSPSRQYLPLSLIALGVVFGDIGTSPLYSMREAFAVTHGLDVAPETVLGVLSLIIWSLVLVVSVKYAVLAMRADRNGEGGILILTSLVTPLRGRPVGARRVLVLLGLFGTALLVGDGMITPSITVLSAVEGVAIAAPSLAGFIVPLAVAVLVVLFAAQRRGTDAVGRVFGPVMVVWFSVIAALGIAGVVREPSVLLAVDPRHAVAFFAHERWRGFLVLGSVFLAVTGGEALYADIGHVGKRAARIGWFAVALPALLLNYAGQGALLLDVPTAAGNPFFLLAPAWALAPLVGLATLAAIIASQALISGVFSLTMQAVRLGYLPRLKVEHTSAKTFGQVYVGSVNWLLLCACVALVLAFGTSSELAAAYGVAVTATTLITSVLLAVVAREVWRWSLPAVAASVGIFLLIDAAFLGANLAKVLHGGWFPLVVGAIVFTVMTTWRRGREELRARLGSSELAIERFLASIEATRPRRVPGTAVVMHGMKGVVPPALLANLRHNHVIHETVVMLVVETAEEPRVLRAERIAVKVYGDGFFQVRLRFGFMERADVPAALAGLVHPELNLDPDVTTYFLGRELVVAAERPQRTHVQGGRRPMPLWRKRLFVLLTRNAANAAYYFSLPPERVIEVGVQVEL
- a CDS encoding nitronate monooxygenase; translation: MHLTSIIQGGMGVAVSNWRLARAVSSIGQLGVVSATGIDTVLVRRLQDGDSDGVVRRAMAAFPFPDVVKATLARYFLPGGRPLGKPYLRAPMPSVVDSHAHHALSMLGSFVEVFLAKEGHGGKVGVNLLTKLQLPNLSALYGAMLAGVDKVLMGAGIPREVPGALDRLARHASAAFRLDITETGPHALEVPPLVFDPASFGAEGLPALVRPDFYPIVSSHSLASMLHKKANGAVQGFVVEGPTAGGHNAPPRAKDVYDEKGQPVYGERDVPDLEQIAELGLPFWLAGSYGSPEGLERAKELGAAGVQVGTLFAYCRESGITTGLKRAVLEMIVAGRARVFTDPLASPTGFPFKVVEIPGSVSEEAVYQDRRRVCDLGYLREVYRDEAGGHGYRCPAEPVADYVRKGGRIEDTVGRKCLCNALMADIGLGQARKRGASELPLVTSGDDLAAIVPLIDTRDHSYGAADVVAYLLSGVEHKTTVPVG